The following are encoded together in the Pedobacter steynii genome:
- a CDS encoding LTA synthase family protein produces MLFSFVAVFIAASFLIRLGLLTATIEKTGFSLLSILRIFTQGLIYDLGVSSFLALAYAIYLLVLPQRFIQSWFNIFISYAGLFFMVTIVIFSFFAELTFWQEFDSRFNFIAVDYLIYTYEVIHNINESYPLPLLIGGVLAISCLFLWLFIRMGVFKTTFQSDTSLKIRGMISGFIVIIALLYGFFINNSWAEEGNNRYHNELAKAGIYSIFSAFKNNELNYNQFYKLLDKPEAYRLIRSQLLEANSTYLNNNSSIKREIKGKGPAFKPNVIMITVESLSADFMAHFGNRENLTPVLDGLAETNLLFTNMYATGTRTVRGMEALSLAVPPTPGSSIVRRPNNDSLTTIGNIFRKAGYEQTFYYGGDGYFDNMNQYFGGNGYNITDRGRKIMAGDHYTTKRTIITDQEVHFENAWGISDEDLYQTVVSNSDEQFKRGIPFYSFVMTTSNHRPFTYPAGKINIPSGTGRTGALRYTDYAIGQFILQISHKPWFKNTVIIIVADHCASSAGKNEIDISKYHIPCIILNLPNSGKREINKVCSQIDLYPTLFNLFGWSYESNLYGKDVLAAGYVPRALLGTYQKLAYLKKDSLVILSPQQQINTFIYHKNTNEQLPKSFSGRVIKEAIANYQTAYDLFKNGGLHQ; encoded by the coding sequence GTGCTTTTTTCTTTTGTAGCTGTCTTTATAGCCGCGTCGTTCCTGATTCGTCTCGGACTGCTGACAGCTACAATAGAAAAAACAGGTTTCAGTCTTCTTTCTATCCTCCGCATTTTCACCCAGGGGCTGATTTATGATCTTGGCGTGTCTTCCTTTTTGGCACTGGCTTATGCCATCTATTTGTTGGTTCTGCCACAGCGGTTTATCCAATCCTGGTTTAATATTTTCATCAGCTACGCCGGCCTGTTTTTTATGGTCACAATAGTGATATTTTCCTTCTTTGCAGAGCTTACTTTCTGGCAGGAATTCGATAGCCGCTTTAACTTTATTGCGGTAGACTACCTGATATACACTTATGAGGTTATTCATAATATTAACGAATCTTATCCTTTGCCATTGCTGATCGGAGGAGTATTGGCCATCAGCTGTCTTTTCCTCTGGCTATTCATCAGGATGGGTGTTTTCAAAACGACTTTTCAATCAGATACTTCTTTGAAAATAAGAGGAATGATCTCTGGGTTCATTGTCATTATCGCCTTATTATACGGCTTTTTCATCAACAATTCCTGGGCGGAAGAGGGGAACAACAGGTATCATAACGAATTGGCTAAAGCAGGCATATACTCCATATTTTCGGCGTTTAAAAATAATGAACTCAATTATAATCAGTTTTATAAATTACTGGATAAACCGGAAGCTTATCGGCTGATCAGATCTCAGCTACTGGAGGCTAACAGTACTTATCTGAATAATAATAGTAGTATTAAAAGAGAAATAAAGGGAAAAGGACCCGCTTTTAAACCTAACGTAATCATGATTACCGTGGAGAGTCTAAGTGCTGATTTTATGGCTCACTTTGGAAATAGAGAAAATTTAACCCCGGTGCTGGATGGGCTCGCTGAAACCAACCTCTTATTTACCAATATGTATGCAACGGGCACCAGAACAGTAAGGGGGATGGAAGCTTTGTCACTTGCAGTCCCACCTACGCCAGGAAGCAGTATTGTAAGACGCCCGAACAACGATAGCCTGACCACAATCGGAAATATCTTCCGGAAAGCGGGATATGAACAGACCTTTTATTACGGAGGTGATGGTTACTTTGATAACATGAACCAGTATTTTGGCGGTAATGGTTATAACATCACTGATCGGGGAAGAAAGATCATGGCCGGAGATCACTATACAACCAAAAGAACGATCATCACAGATCAGGAGGTTCATTTTGAAAACGCCTGGGGAATCAGTGACGAAGATTTATACCAAACGGTAGTCAGCAATAGTGATGAGCAGTTTAAAAGGGGAATACCCTTTTATAGCTTTGTAATGACTACTTCCAATCATCGTCCGTTTACCTATCCTGCAGGTAAAATAAATATCCCTTCCGGGACCGGAAGGACAGGAGCATTAAGGTATACCGATTATGCGATCGGTCAGTTTATCCTTCAAATCAGTCATAAGCCCTGGTTTAAGAATACAGTCATCATTATCGTAGCCGACCATTGCGCCAGCAGTGCAGGTAAAAATGAAATTGACATCAGTAAATATCACATTCCCTGTATCATTCTGAACCTTCCAAATTCGGGAAAAAGAGAAATAAATAAAGTCTGTTCGCAAATAGACCTTTATCCGACATTATTTAACCTGTTTGGATGGAGTTACGAAAGCAATCTATATGGAAAGGATGTACTGGCGGCCGGTTATGTCCCAAGAGCATTGCTTGGCACCTACCAAAAGCTAGCTTATCTTAAAAAAGATAGCCTGGTGATTCTGAGCCCTCAACAGCAAATAAATACATTTATTTATCATAAAAACACCAATGAACAACTGCCAAAGTCATTTTCAGGAAGGGTGATAAAGGAAGCAATCGCCAATTATCAAACCGCTTATGATCTTTTTAAAAATGGCGGTTTACATCAATAA
- the uxuA gene encoding mannonate dehydratase: MDKRTHKLLQTWRWYGPSDPVSLQDVKQAGATGIVTALHHIPHGEIWPLADIQERKSIIEAAGLHWAVVESVPVHEAIKTRRKDADRYIENYKTTLRNLASCGIKTVCYNFMPVLDWTRTQLDLVMTDGSRALYFNWTDLAVFDLFILKREGAAADYKEEIRSKAEQRYAALSPSELDLLKTNVLMGIPNEKEIELEALRNSIDEYKAIGSAGLKENLTWFLNGISAVCEEEGIKMTIHPDDPPYPILGLPRIASTKADLLHIINSVNQEFNGICFCTGSLGAGMDNNLPEIFEAVKERVHFLHLRNVTKDEEGNFYEADHLGGDVNMYEVMKAIVKENAVRKHPIPFRPDHGHQMLDDLNKQTNPGYSAIGRLRGLAELRGLELGITGNY, translated from the coding sequence ATGGATAAACGCACACACAAATTACTACAGACATGGCGCTGGTATGGACCATCAGATCCGGTTAGCCTGCAGGATGTCAAACAAGCCGGGGCAACCGGAATCGTGACGGCACTCCACCATATTCCTCATGGAGAAATCTGGCCTCTGGCCGATATTCAGGAGCGAAAATCAATTATTGAGGCTGCTGGACTACATTGGGCAGTGGTGGAAAGCGTTCCCGTTCATGAAGCAATTAAAACTCGGCGAAAGGATGCTGACCGCTATATAGAAAACTATAAGACGACACTCAGAAACCTGGCTTCCTGCGGAATTAAAACGGTTTGTTATAATTTCATGCCGGTGTTGGACTGGACACGTACACAGTTAGACCTGGTGATGACGGATGGCTCCAGGGCACTTTATTTCAACTGGACAGATCTTGCAGTTTTTGATCTTTTTATCTTAAAACGAGAAGGGGCCGCTGCAGATTATAAAGAAGAAATAAGAAGCAAAGCAGAACAACGTTATGCGGCATTGAGCCCCTCGGAACTGGATCTGTTGAAGACAAATGTCCTGATGGGCATTCCAAATGAAAAAGAAATTGAACTGGAAGCCCTGCGGAACAGCATTGATGAATACAAGGCGATCGGTTCAGCAGGACTTAAGGAAAACCTGACCTGGTTTTTAAATGGCATTTCAGCAGTATGTGAAGAGGAGGGTATAAAAATGACGATTCATCCTGATGATCCTCCATATCCGATATTGGGATTGCCAAGAATTGCAAGCACCAAAGCAGACCTGCTACACATCATCAACAGTGTAAACCAGGAATTTAATGGAATCTGTTTCTGTACCGGTTCGCTTGGTGCAGGAATGGACAACAATCTCCCGGAGATCTTTGAAGCAGTTAAAGAACGTGTTCATTTTCTACACCTTAGAAACGTGACTAAAGATGAAGAAGGGAATTTTTATGAGGCAGACCACCTGGGAGGTGATGTAAATATGTATGAGGTGATGAAAGCAATAGTAAAGGAAAATGCAGTCAGGAAACACCCGATACCTTTCCGTCCTGATCATGGCCACCAGATGCTGGACGATCTGAACAAACAAACAAACCCCGGTTATTCGGCAATAGGACGCTTGCGCGGACTTGCAGAACTACGCGGACTGGAACTAGGGATTACTGGAAATTATTAG
- a CDS encoding sensor histidine kinase: MKLASQYNKVNLFISLIVLILTGVIYYVVIHFILTEKLDRDLRIEEDEISSYAKSYRKLPLPADFHDQKVSYRLVKKKDTNGRKFSNCVYLNEKENEKEPGRSLVTYLQVNHQIFEVTIIKSRSEAEGLIKIIFLISLVIIAFLLLALFLINRFLLSNLWRPFYNILEQIKTFNLSGKSEINTELTKIDEFTELNEAVSSMSQRVKQDYKELKSFTDNASHEMMTPLAVINSKLDTLLQTEGFNDQQGELIEDIYLAVGRLSRLSHSLLLLAKIENNLIKNEELIDLKELLNQKSRQFQELIQSNEISISLSLEEKMVSMSKYLADILINNLMSNAIRHNLKSGQIKVLLNSERLVFSNTGIAETLDQTRAFERFNKTNSSEGMGLGLAISRQICNLYHFKLSYRYEKGEHFFTIEF, from the coding sequence ATGAAACTTGCCAGTCAATATAATAAGGTTAACCTTTTCATCTCCTTAATCGTATTAATCCTGACTGGAGTAATTTACTATGTCGTGATCCATTTCATACTGACGGAAAAGTTAGACAGGGACCTTAGAATTGAAGAGGATGAGATCAGTTCTTATGCCAAAAGCTATCGTAAATTGCCGCTTCCCGCTGATTTCCATGATCAGAAGGTATCTTATCGTCTGGTTAAAAAAAAGGATACCAATGGGCGGAAGTTTAGCAATTGCGTCTACCTGAATGAAAAGGAAAATGAAAAAGAACCAGGGAGGAGCCTGGTTACTTATTTGCAGGTTAATCATCAGATTTTTGAGGTCACCATTATAAAATCACGATCGGAAGCGGAAGGACTGATCAAAATAATTTTCCTCATTAGCCTGGTAATTATTGCTTTTTTATTGCTGGCGCTGTTCCTGATTAACCGGTTCTTATTAAGCAATCTATGGCGGCCGTTTTACAATATACTTGAACAGATAAAAACTTTTAACCTCAGCGGTAAAAGTGAAATCAATACCGAACTTACGAAGATCGATGAGTTTACCGAACTCAATGAGGCAGTTTCGTCGATGTCACAACGGGTTAAACAGGATTATAAAGAACTGAAATCTTTTACGGATAACGCTTCACATGAAATGATGACTCCATTAGCGGTGATAAATTCCAAGCTGGATACCCTATTACAAACGGAGGGTTTTAATGACCAGCAAGGGGAGCTGATTGAAGATATTTACCTGGCAGTAGGCCGCTTATCCAGGTTAAGTCATTCTTTACTGCTCCTGGCAAAAATTGAGAATAACCTGATTAAGAATGAAGAACTGATCGATTTAAAGGAATTGCTGAATCAGAAATCAAGGCAATTTCAGGAATTAATTCAGTCTAATGAAATCAGCATCAGTTTAAGTCTGGAAGAAAAAATGGTCTCCATGAGCAAATACCTGGCAGACATTTTAATCAATAACCTGATGAGTAATGCCATCCGTCATAATTTAAAGTCCGGACAGATTAAGGTCTTGCTGAATTCAGAACGATTGGTATTCAGCAACACAGGGATTGCTGAAACCTTGGATCAGACGAGAGCTTTTGAGCGTTTTAATAAAACCAACAGCTCGGAAGGAATGGGTCTGGGACTGGCCATTTCCCGGCAGATCTGCAACCTGTATCACTTCAAACTCAGCTACCGGTATGAAAAAGGAGAACATTTCTTTACCATTGAGTTTTAA
- a CDS encoding helix-turn-helix domain-containing protein, with product MKTLGEKFRILRQKKGVNQKAMADLLDISIPAYSKLETSITDPNFSRINQIAEVHGLSLREFLDVGEEGVSEHIQIIEQLKEKISQLESSVIRLQSKLIDLYDKEDQRNKIA from the coding sequence ATGAAAACATTAGGGGAGAAATTTAGAATTTTACGACAAAAAAAAGGGGTCAACCAAAAAGCGATGGCCGACCTGCTGGACATCTCAATTCCAGCGTACTCAAAATTAGAAACGAGTATTACTGATCCAAACTTTAGCCGCATCAATCAGATCGCTGAAGTCCATGGATTAAGTTTAAGAGAGTTTCTGGATGTTGGGGAAGAAGGAGTAAGTGAACACATTCAGATTATTGAACAACTGAAAGAGAAAATCAGTCAGTTGGAAAGTTCAGTAATCCGTTTGCAAAGTAAACTGATTGACTTATATGATAAGGAAGATCAGCGAAACAAAATCGCTTAA
- a CDS encoding response regulator transcription factor — MKLLLIEDEQSLRESILSYFSAEGNICEVACDFHAAMEKISLYSYDCILLDLSLPGGEGMELLRALKKMNKNDGVLIISARHSLDDKVDGLNLGADDYLVKPFHLSELQARVTAIIRRKSFDGNSTIVFNEITIDTLAMKINVNDHLLSLTKKEFDLLVYFIANQRKVVTKNAIAEHLWGDEIDLSDDFDFIYTHIKNLRKKLIEAGCKDYIKSMYGVGYKFENI, encoded by the coding sequence ATGAAATTACTATTAATTGAAGATGAGCAGTCACTTAGGGAAAGTATCCTTAGTTATTTTAGTGCAGAAGGAAATATCTGTGAGGTAGCTTGCGATTTTCATGCGGCAATGGAAAAGATCAGCCTTTATAGCTATGATTGCATTCTGCTGGACCTGAGTCTGCCGGGGGGAGAAGGAATGGAACTGCTCCGGGCTTTAAAAAAAATGAATAAAAATGATGGGGTATTGATCATCTCTGCCCGTCATTCCCTGGATGATAAAGTAGATGGCCTTAATTTAGGTGCAGATGATTATCTTGTAAAGCCTTTTCACCTGTCTGAACTTCAGGCAAGGGTTACTGCAATTATACGCAGGAAAAGCTTTGATGGAAACAGTACGATCGTATTTAATGAAATTACCATTGATACACTGGCCATGAAAATTAATGTAAATGACCATTTACTGAGCCTGACCAAAAAGGAATTTGACCTGCTGGTCTACTTCATTGCCAATCAACGTAAAGTGGTGACAAAGAACGCCATCGCAGAACACCTTTGGGGAGATGAAATTGATCTTTCTGACGATTTTGATTTCATCTATACACACATTAAGAACCTGAGAAAAAAACTGATAGAAGCGGGGTGCAAAGATTACATCAAATCCATGTATGGAGTGGGGTATAAGTTCGAAAATATATGA
- a CDS encoding SDR family oxidoreductase, whose product MNGKDLFSLKNKVIVITGATGVLGESFALAVAAAGAKVAILGRNEEKANERVKAITVNGGEAIAVITDVLNEKALIEARTQILNAWGTIDGLVNAAGGNIPGATIAPDQNIFDINIADTQKAVELNLFGTVLPTHVFGRVIAEKGKGSIVNISSLAAQRPLTRVLGYTMGKTAIEGYTKWMAVELAQRYGDRVRVNALAPGVFLTEQNRSLLTNTDGTFTDRAQRFVNHTPFGRLGNPEELNGTLIYLLSDASAFVNGETILVDGGFNAYSGV is encoded by the coding sequence ATGAATGGGAAAGATCTGTTTTCATTGAAAAACAAAGTGATCGTCATCACCGGGGCTACCGGCGTACTTGGAGAATCGTTTGCATTGGCAGTAGCTGCCGCAGGAGCTAAAGTGGCTATTTTAGGCAGAAATGAAGAAAAAGCAAATGAAAGGGTAAAAGCAATCACAGTAAATGGCGGTGAAGCCATTGCAGTAATCACAGATGTTTTAAATGAAAAGGCACTGATAGAAGCAAGAACGCAGATTTTAAATGCATGGGGAACCATTGATGGACTGGTGAATGCCGCCGGAGGAAATATTCCCGGTGCAACCATTGCCCCTGATCAGAATATTTTTGACATCAATATCGCAGACACACAAAAAGCAGTAGAACTTAACCTTTTCGGGACCGTATTGCCTACACATGTATTTGGAAGGGTGATTGCTGAAAAAGGAAAAGGCTCTATTGTCAATATTTCTTCTTTGGCTGCTCAAAGACCGCTGACAAGAGTCTTAGGTTATACCATGGGTAAAACGGCTATTGAGGGGTACACCAAATGGATGGCTGTTGAACTTGCACAGCGTTATGGCGACCGCGTAAGGGTAAATGCCCTGGCTCCAGGTGTATTTTTAACGGAACAAAACCGTAGTTTATTGACAAACACGGATGGTACTTTTACCGATCGTGCACAGCGTTTCGTAAATCATACTCCTTTCGGCCGGCTTGGAAATCCAGAGGAGCTGAATGGAACACTGATTTACTTACTGAGCGATGCCTCGGCTTTCGTAAATGGAGAGACAATATTAGTTGATGGTGGATTTAATGCCTATAGCGGAGTATAA
- a CDS encoding LacI family DNA-binding transcriptional regulator, with product MNNSITLKDIAKALQLSTSTISKALNDSYEIGEETKKRVMAYAKEHHYVPNRMAKGLKQGRSRSIGVVVCSLDNNVIAQMLDGIDKVSTGKSYQIIIMQSKESQQQEIACIDLLYAGGIDGLLISPACETTDFSYLKGLQSSGLPVVLFDRLTDQMDTHKVGADNFKGAYDATLHLIQNGYKQIAHLNTNTNLSISIDRLNGYKAALADHKIEFREDYLRSCDYTDTNKLNADLEEAIKYYMSLPVPPDAIFTATDQITTRCVTLLNKLGYKIPGEVALIGFTNTELADAMNPALSTIHQPAFEIGQLAAGKLISLIERKHPEEEFETIKLATHILVRSSTQKN from the coding sequence ATGAACAACAGTATCACGTTAAAAGATATTGCGAAAGCGCTCCAACTATCTACTTCCACCATTTCCAAAGCTTTAAACGATAGTTATGAAATTGGGGAGGAGACTAAGAAAAGGGTAATGGCTTATGCTAAGGAGCATCATTATGTTCCCAACCGAATGGCCAAGGGTTTAAAACAAGGACGAAGCAGGTCTATTGGTGTGGTGGTTTGCTCACTGGACAATAATGTAATTGCGCAGATGCTGGATGGGATTGATAAGGTAAGCACTGGTAAATCCTACCAGATTATCATCATGCAAAGTAAAGAATCCCAGCAACAGGAGATTGCCTGTATCGATTTACTATACGCCGGAGGAATAGATGGCTTGTTGATATCTCCTGCCTGTGAGACTACCGATTTCAGTTACCTTAAGGGCTTACAGTCTTCGGGATTACCTGTTGTGCTCTTTGACCGCCTTACCGATCAGATGGACACTCATAAAGTTGGGGCTGATAATTTTAAAGGTGCTTATGATGCCACGCTGCACCTGATCCAAAACGGCTACAAACAGATTGCACACTTAAATACAAATACCAATCTAAGCATTTCGATTGATCGGTTGAATGGATATAAAGCAGCTCTTGCCGATCATAAAATTGAATTTAGGGAAGATTATCTAAGGTCTTGTGATTATACGGATACCAATAAACTCAATGCAGACCTGGAAGAGGCCATAAAATACTACATGTCCCTGCCAGTTCCTCCCGACGCCATATTTACGGCAACAGATCAGATTACCACAAGGTGTGTGACTTTATTGAATAAGCTGGGTTACAAGATACCCGGGGAGGTTGCGCTGATTGGCTTTACCAATACAGAACTGGCCGATGCGATGAACCCTGCTTTGAGTACCATACATCAGCCAGCTTTTGAAATCGGACAGCTTGCTGCCGGTAAACTGATTTCTTTGATAGAGCGGAAGCATCCGGAAGAAGAATTTGAAACCATTAAGCTGGCAACTCATATCCTGGTGAGGTCTTCCACTCAAAAAAACTAA